A genomic window from Microcoleus sp. bin38.metabat.b11b12b14.051 includes:
- a CDS encoding SDR family oxidoreductase, with amino-acid sequence MTKLIVITGISRGLGLAMTENFIELGHTVLGCARSAAAVEQLKQKYHLPHHFACLDVASDESVKAWATEIMAKHEAPDLLINNAAITNYSAPLWKISSEEFSQVIDVNIKGTANVIGHFVPAMIARKSGIIVNFSSGWGRSTSPEVGPYCASKWAIEGLTRSLAQELPRGMAAIPLNPGIIHTDMLEISFGEHAASYTPVKEWVQKAVPFLLKLKPSDNGRPMTVPG; translated from the coding sequence ATGACAAAATTAATTGTAATTACCGGAATAAGTCGCGGTCTAGGTCTCGCTATGACCGAAAATTTTATTGAATTGGGACACACAGTTTTAGGCTGTGCCCGCTCGGCCGCAGCCGTGGAACAACTCAAACAAAAATATCACCTGCCACACCATTTTGCTTGTTTGGATGTCGCCAGCGACGAGTCAGTCAAAGCTTGGGCAACAGAAATTATGGCAAAGCATGAGGCGCCAGATTTGCTGATTAACAATGCAGCTATTACCAATTATTCCGCGCCACTTTGGAAAATCAGCAGCGAAGAATTTTCCCAGGTAATTGATGTTAATATTAAAGGTACAGCTAATGTGATTGGCCACTTTGTCCCGGCAATGATTGCCAGAAAAAGCGGCATAATTGTCAACTTTAGTTCTGGCTGGGGAAGGTCAACTTCGCCGGAAGTCGGGCCCTATTGCGCGTCTAAATGGGCGATCGAAGGACTGACGCGATCGCTCGCCCAAGAACTCCCGCGAGGGATGGCAGCGATTCCTTTGAATCCCGGGATAATTCATACCGATATGCTGGAAATTTCTTTCGGAGAACACGCGGCAAGTTACACGCCTGTCAAAGAATGGGTGCAAAAAGCAGTTCCTTTTTTACTGAAATTGAAACCTTCAGATAATGGAAGGCCGATGACTGTTCCAGGTTGA
- a CDS encoding S-(hydroxymethyl)glutathione dehydrogenase/class III alcohol dehydrogenase — translation MKVKAAVARSAGQPLTIETVDLDGPRAGEVLVEIKATGVCHTDAYTLSGADPEGLFPAILGHEGAGIVADVGARVTSVKKGDRVIPLYTPECRNCEYCLSGKTNLCQAIRLTQGQGVMPDGTSRFSINGEKIFHYMGTSTFANYTVLPEIAVAKIRDDAPFDKVCLIGCGVTTGIGAVINTAKVEPGSNVIVFGLGGVGLNVIQAARIVGANMIVGVDLNPDKRAMAEKFGMTHFVNPREVEGELVPYLVDLTKGGADYTFECIGNINVMRQALECCHKGWGVSIIVGVAGAGQEISTRPFQLVTGRVWKGTAFGGAKGRTDVPKIVDWYMDGKIDIDSLITQVMPIDQINDAFDLMHKGKSIRTVLTF, via the coding sequence ATGAAAGTAAAAGCAGCAGTTGCTCGCAGTGCCGGCCAACCTTTGACCATTGAGACGGTGGATCTGGACGGGCCGCGGGCTGGTGAGGTGCTGGTGGAAATTAAGGCGACGGGTGTCTGTCACACTGATGCTTATACTCTTTCCGGCGCCGATCCAGAGGGCTTGTTTCCGGCAATTCTCGGCCACGAGGGAGCGGGGATTGTCGCGGATGTTGGGGCGAGAGTCACAAGTGTCAAAAAGGGCGATCGGGTAATTCCACTTTACACACCCGAATGTCGCAACTGCGAATATTGTTTGAGTGGTAAAACCAATCTTTGTCAAGCAATTCGCCTCACTCAAGGACAAGGCGTAATGCCCGATGGCACCAGCAGGTTTTCAATTAATGGCGAGAAAATTTTCCATTACATGGGAACTTCTACCTTTGCTAATTATACAGTATTGCCAGAAATTGCCGTAGCAAAAATCCGCGATGACGCTCCCTTTGATAAAGTTTGTTTAATCGGCTGCGGCGTCACCACAGGCATCGGCGCTGTCATCAATACAGCGAAAGTAGAACCCGGTTCTAATGTTATAGTTTTCGGTTTGGGCGGCGTGGGGCTAAATGTAATTCAAGCCGCTCGCATAGTGGGAGCTAACATGATTGTCGGCGTAGACTTGAATCCCGACAAGCGAGCAATGGCAGAAAAATTCGGCATGACTCACTTTGTCAATCCCCGCGAAGTTGAGGGCGAATTAGTACCTTATTTAGTAGATTTAACCAAAGGCGGAGCCGATTACACTTTTGAATGTATCGGCAACATTAATGTGATGCGTCAAGCTTTAGAATGCTGTCACAAAGGTTGGGGTGTCAGCATCATTGTCGGAGTAGCAGGAGCCGGTCAAGAAATTAGCACCCGTCCGTTTCAATTAGTAACTGGTAGGGTTTGGAAAGGCACAGCTTTTGGTGGCGCCAAGGGCAGAACCGATGTACCCAAGATTGTTGATTGGTACATGGATGGTAAAATTGATATTGATAGCTTGATTACTCAGGTAATGCCGATCGATCAAATTAACGATGCTTTCGATTTAATGCACAAAGGCAAATCAATTCGTACAGTTTTGACATTTTGA
- the fni gene encoding type 2 isopentenyl-diphosphate Delta-isomerase — translation MNLPLTSPSPTETRKADHLRICLEEDVQFRETTSGLENYRFAHCCLPELDRAQIDLTSTFLGKKLAVPLLISSMTGGTELAQTINYRLADVAQTYKLAMGVGSQRCAVENPELASTFAVRRRAPDILLFANIGAVQLNYNYGLEECQKIVDILEADALILHLNPLQECVQTEGDTNFKGLLDKIAKLCDRLPVPVIAKEVGNGISGKMAQKLLAAGVSAIDIAGAGGTSWAKIEGQRAKDSKQRRLGATFADWGIPTAECIVSTRAVAPDVPLIASGGLQNGLDAAKAIALGADLAGLARSFLQAAAQSESAAGLLAEVLIAEITTAMFCTGCANLDELKHSGVLERLSVDS, via the coding sequence GTGAACTTGCCGCTAACCTCGCCCTCGCCAACCGAAACCCGCAAAGCAGACCATCTCAGGATCTGCCTCGAAGAAGATGTACAATTTCGCGAAACTACCAGCGGACTAGAAAACTACCGTTTTGCTCACTGCTGTTTGCCAGAACTCGATCGCGCCCAAATCGATCTCACCTCCACATTTCTCGGCAAAAAACTAGCCGTACCCCTACTAATCTCGTCCATGACGGGCGGCACAGAGCTCGCCCAGACAATCAACTATCGCCTCGCCGATGTCGCTCAAACATACAAACTAGCAATGGGCGTCGGTTCCCAACGATGCGCGGTTGAAAACCCTGAATTGGCTTCTACATTTGCCGTCCGCAGACGCGCTCCCGATATTCTGCTATTTGCTAATATCGGAGCAGTTCAGTTAAACTATAATTACGGTTTGGAAGAGTGCCAAAAGATTGTCGATATTCTCGAAGCAGATGCGCTTATTTTACACTTAAATCCGCTGCAAGAGTGCGTTCAAACCGAAGGTGATACTAACTTTAAAGGACTGCTGGATAAAATTGCCAAATTGTGCGATCGATTACCAGTACCGGTAATTGCGAAAGAAGTGGGTAACGGTATTTCTGGAAAAATGGCACAGAAATTGCTCGCGGCTGGAGTAAGTGCGATCGACATTGCCGGCGCTGGAGGCACTTCTTGGGCGAAAATAGAAGGACAGCGAGCTAAAGACAGCAAACAGCGCCGCTTGGGCGCCACCTTTGCTGACTGGGGAATCCCCACAGCCGAGTGCATTGTCAGCACCCGCGCCGTAGCCCCAGATGTTCCCCTGATTGCTTCTGGAGGCTTGCAAAACGGCTTGGATGCAGCAAAAGCGATCGCCCTCGGTGCGGATTTGGCGGGACTGGCGCGATCGTTTCTGCAAGCCGCAGCACAATCGGAGTCAGCAGCAGGCCTTTTAGCTGAGGTGCTAATTGCAGAAATTACCACTGCCATGTTCTGTACGGGATGCGCTAACTTGGATGAGTTAAAACATTCTGGGGTTTTGGAAAGGTTATCTGTTGACAGTTGA